One window from the genome of Uranotaenia lowii strain MFRU-FL unplaced genomic scaffold, ASM2978415v1 HiC_scaffold_162, whole genome shotgun sequence encodes:
- the LOC129759475 gene encoding RNA polymerase-associated protein CTR9 homolog, with amino-acid sequence MSAPIEIPLRDTDEVIELDPEQLPEGEEVLGILRQERSQLNTWVNVALAYYKQAKTDDFIKILEASRIDANISYRDFEKDQMKAYDMLAAYYVQEANREKSKDKKRELFMKATHLYTTADKIIMYDQNHLLGRAYFCLLEGDKMEQADAQFNFVLNQSPSNIPSLLGKACIAFNKKDYRGALAFYKKALRTNPNCPAAVRLGMGHCFLKMSNQDKAKLAFQRALDLDPHCVGALVGLAILKLNLHEPESNRIGVQMLSKAYTIDSTNPMVLNHLANHFFFKKDYQKVQHLALHAFHNTENEAMRAESCYQLARAFHVQRDYDQAFQYYYQSTQFAPAHFVLPHFGLGQMYIYRGDSENAAQCFEKVLKAQPGNYETMKILGSLYASSSSQSKRDIAKNHLKKVTEQFPDDVEAWIELAQILEQNDLQGSLQAYATATSILTDKVKADIPPEILNNVAALHYRLGNLGEARSRLEFAIERAKVEAQHDSQYYDSISVTMTYNLARLNEAMACFDKADKLYKDILKEHPNYIDCYLRLGCMARDKGLIFVASDFFKDALKINMENPDTRSLLGNLHLAKMQWTLGQKNFETILKNPATSSDAYSLIALGNFWLQSLHQPSKDKEKEKKHQEKALAIYKQVLRNDPKNIWAANGIGAVLAHKGCIIEARDIFAQVREATADFCDVWLNIAHIYVEQRQYISAIQMYENCMKKFFKHNNVDVMQYLARAHFRAGKLKEAKMTLLKARRVAPQDTVLLFNIALVLQRLAMVVLRDEKSVLSVVLQAVHELGLAHKYFTYLSVHGDKTRYNIALAATEASQCQDLLQQAQYHVSRARKIDEEERSLRQKQEIEREEFKKRQHEERIRMEEMRRKAHEEMMARRQEYKEKTKNAIFFADTGPEPSKKKGGRGRKDYISDSDASGPPGSGGEEGGAPKERKRKEPGEKKKRKPGGGRKKKEKAPKGSGSESDEDSAPKKRGRKKGSKNIAMSKKQEEGLSQKQKSRIVSKATISSSDSDSDRSRLKIASGNESGSSGNSAPATKRKRKIGSDSESGGGSDRSRSRSRSRSKSGSRSGSGSRSRSASRSRSGSRSRSGSRSRSGSRSPTRSGSGSRQASPISRKSVSGSGSD; translated from the exons ATGTCGGCACCGATAGAGATTCCCCTCAGGGATACGGACGAG GTTATCGAGCTCGATCCGGAGCAACTCCCGGAGGGCGAGGAGGTCTTGGGAATTTTGCGGCAAGAAAGATCCCAGCTCAACACCTGGGTCAATGTTGCG CTTGCTTATTACAAACAAGCAAAAACCGatgatttcatcaaaattttggaGGCGTCGAGAATCGACGCCAACATATCTTACCGGGACTTTGAGAAGGATCAGATGAAGGCCTACGATATGTTGGCCGCATACTATGTACAGGAGGCCAACAGGGAAAAGTCTAAGGATAAAAAAAGAGAACTGTTCATGAAGGCCACTCATCTGTACACGACGGCtgacaaaattattatgtaCGATCAGAACCATCTGTTGGGGCGTGCTTATTTCTGTCTGCTGGAAGGGGACAAAATGGAACAGGCTGATGCTCAGTTCAACTTTGTCTTGAACCAATCGCCATCGAATATTCCATCCCTGTTGGGTAAGGCGTGCATTGCGTTCAACAAGAAGGACTATCGAGGAGCGTTGGCTTTCTACAAGAAGGCCCTTCGAACGAATCCGAACTGTCCGGCGGCTGTTCGTCTCGGTATGGGCCATTGCTTCCTGAAGATGAGCAATCAGGACAAGGCCAA ACTTGCTTTTCAACGAGCCCTTGATTTGGATCCCCATTGCGTTGGTGCGCTGGTAGGGTTGGCTATCTTAAAACTCAATCTTCACGAACCGGAATCCAACCGAATCGGTGTCCAAATGCTTTCGAAAGCTTACACGATCGACTCCACCAACCCGATGGTACTGAACCATTTGGCAAATCATTTCTTCTTTAAAAAGGATTACCAGAAGGTGCAACATCTGGCCCTACACGCCTTCCACAATACGGAAAATGAAGCAATGCGTGCGGAAAGCTGTTACCAGCTGGCTCGCGCTTTTCACGTACAGCGCGATTACGATCAAGCCTTCCAGTACTACTATCAATCCACACAATTTGCTCCGGCACATTTTGTTCTTCCCCACTTTGGTTTGGGCCAGATGTACATCTACCGGGGCGATTCGGAAAAT GCAGCACAATGCTTCGAAAAGGTCCTTAAAGCCCAACCAGGCAACTACGAGACAATGAAAATTTTGGGCTCCCTCTACGCCAGCTCTTCGTCCCAATCAAAGCGGGACATAGCCAAGAATCACTTGAAAAAGGTTACCGAACAGTTTCCGGACGATGTGGAGGCTTGGATCGAGTTGGCACAGATTCTGGAGCAGAACGATTTGCAAGGATCACTGCAGGCTTACGCAACGGCAACCAGTATTCTTACGGACAAGGTCAAAGCGGACATCCCGCCGGAAATTTTGAACAACGTCGCTGCACTGCACTATCGCTTGGGAAATTTGGGCGAGGCCAGATCCAGGCTGGAGTTTGCTATCGAACGTGCCAAGGTGGAGGCACAACACGACTCACAGTACTACGATTCTATATCGGTCACAATGACGTACAATCTGGCTCGGCTGAACGAGGCAATGGCCTGTTTCGACAAGGCCGACAAATTGTACAAGGATATTTTAAAGGAACATCCGAACTACATCGATTGTTATCTACGTTTGGGCTGCATGGCTCGAGACAAGGGTTTGATTTTCGTAGCATCCGATTTCTTCAAGGATGCTCTAAAAATTAATATGGAAAATCCAGATACCCGTTCACTGTTGGGTAATCTCCATTTGGCCAAGATGCAGTGGACGCTGGGTCAGAAGAACTTcgaaactattttaaaaaatccggCTACTTCGAGCGATGCTTACTCGCTGATTGCCCTTGGAAACTTCTGGCTTCAAAGTTTGCATCAACCCAGCAAGGATAAAGAGAAGGAGAAAAAACATCAAGAAAAGGCGCTGGCCATCTACAAGCAGGTGTTACGTAATGATCCGAAAAACATTTGGGCAGCTAACGGAATAGGAGCCGTACTGGCTCACAAGGGCTGTATCATCGAAGCGAGAGATATTTTCGCACAGGTTCGTGAAGCCACAGCCGATTTCTGCGACGTATGGTTGAATATCGCTCATATCTACGTTGAACAGAGACAGTATATCAGCGCCATCCAGATGTATGAAAATtgcatgaagaaatttttcaagcatAACAACGTCGATGTCATGCAATATTTGGCACGTGCCCATTTCCGTGCCGGTAAGCTGAAGGAAGCAAAGATGACCCTTCTAAAGGCTCGTCGGGTTGCTCCGCAGGATACTGTCCTTCTGTTTAATATAGCACTGGTTCTGCAGCGACTTGCAATGGTCGTTTTGCGTGATGAAAAATCCGTTTTGAGTGTTGTTTTACAGGCAGTCCACGAGCTGGGATTGGCACACAAATATTTCACCTATTTGTCGGTTCATGGCGACAAGACTCGTTACAACATTGCGTTGGCTGCCACAGAGGCCAGCCAATGCCAGGATTTGCTACAGCAAGCCCAATATCATGTATCGCGTGCTCGAAAGATAGACGAGGAAGAGCGTTCACTGCGCCAGAAGCAAGAAATCGAACGCGAAGAATTCAAGAAACGACAACACGAAGAACGCATCCGCATGGAAGAAATGCGCCGCAAGGCTCACGAAGAAATGATGGCCAGACGACAGGAATACAAAGAGAAAACGAAAAATGCTATTTTCTTTGCCGATACTGGACCGGAGCCGTCGAAAAAGAAGGGAGGTCGCGGTCGCAAGGATTACATTTCCGATTCTGATGCATCTGGACCACCCGGAAGTGGCGGAGAAGAGGGTGGTGCACCCAAGGAGCGCAAACGCAAGGAACCAGGCGAGAAGAAAAAGCGCAAACCTGGTGGTGGCCGCAAGAAGAAAGAGAAGGCTCCGAAAGGATCTGGATCGGAGAGTGATGAAGACTCTGCTCCGAAAAAACGTGGTCGCAAAAAGGGATCCAAGAATATCGCAATGTCGAAGAAACAAGAAGAAGGACTttcgcaaaaacaaaaatcaagaatcgtATCCAAAGCCACGATTTCTTCCAGCGATTCGGACAGTGACCGCAGCCGACTCAAAATTGCAAGTGGCAATGAATCGGGCAGCTCTGGAAACAGTGCTCCAGCAACGAAACGTAAACGTAAGATTGGTTCTGACTCGGAATCAGGTGGCGGTTCGGATCGTTCACGATCTCGTTCCCGGTCCCGATCGAAATCAGGAAGCCGTAGTGGCTCCGGATCCAGATCCCGTTCGGCTTCACGTTCTCGTTCCGGTAGCCGTTCTCGTTCCGGTTCAAGATCGCGCTCGGGCAGTCGGTCGCCTACTCGCTCCGGTTCCGGCAGTCGTCAAGCCTCACCCATATCTAGAAAATCAGTTTCCGGTTCAGGATCCGATTAA
- the LOC129759474 gene encoding arginine/serine-rich coiled-coil protein 2 has translation MDSLLQNYNTDDEQDDQSDLEPERESTSPPLPAPTKGTHESSSAKKRKHLAVTGDDRHERSKQRSSLSSSKGKQTALSKDSSSSKKDASYRKKQSKKKRSRSSSSSSSSDDSDDSSSSSSSSSSSGSKSDSSSDAEADRRRKSSSRKDKARQTGKDKSSGKRNTTVTAASVNNTANADKISASSSTFTAPKHGSTSKSKAFTPSPERVSGSVKKRDSKQQSPIKSSDKRQSPERPEKRRDRSGSRDRHEGKRHDKDRDRRDRSDNRDRDSRSSKYHRGGKYEDERHDKYTSRDRYKDEKRDRRGDKYDRYDRKERDRSRDRRDKRDYEKDRRSRRSSSRDRKRRSSADKSRRRSRSRSKTPTKGGYSPNKPSAQLMSQQIPTTSTQGLMPGPKPLIPAMSTPANIPSLMDIQVAPPADLALRQGLGNDLPIDPAAALSRNSLIRSNVKAAQLEKMGIDVLQQSKKAADAVPLPSYYNPGAVNPVRYADQVQKRKLLWSHKTSESKDVTTNISKWEQAAFSQDKDGKMASKFLRLMGVKDAQKTTPAVGETTGKASTSGSGDSIKKQEELFSTMEQQYEVARQVTHTMRGVGLGFSSQPRTF, from the exons ATGGACTCTCTGTTGCAAAACTACAACACCGACGACGAGCAGGACGATCAAAGCGATTTGGAACCGGAAAGG GAATCCACATCGCCACCGTTGCCGGCCCCCACGAAAGGAACTCACGAGTCCAGTAGCGCCAAAAAGCGTAAGCATTTGGCCGTTACCGGGGATGACCGCCACGAGCGATCCAAGCAGCGGTCCTCGTTGTCTTCGTCCAAGGGTAAACAAACTGCTTTGAGTAAGGATTCGTCCAGCTCCAAGAAAGATGCATCATACAGGAAGAAACAATCGAAAAAG AAGCGTTCTCGTTCTTCGTCGTCATCTTCTTCGTCCGACGATAGTGACGATTCGTCCTCGTCGTCTTCTTCTTCGTCGTCCTCGGGTTCTAAATCAGACTCGAGCAGCGATGCAGAAGCCGATCGGAGACGCAAATCTTCTTCCCGCAAGGACAAAGCACGTCAAACGGGAAAAGATAAATCATCCGGTAAGCGCAACACGACGGTTACCGCTGCCTCGGTCAACAACACCGCTAATGCGGATAAAATAAGCGCATCATCGTCTACTTTTACCGCACCGAAGCATGGATCTACGTCGAAGTCCAAAGCTTTTACACCATCGCCGGAACGTGTTTCAGGTAGTGTCAAAAAGCGTGACTCGAAGCAacag AGCCCTATAAAATCATCTGATAAACGGCAAAGCCCAGAACGCCCGGAAAAACGTCGCGAcagaagtggctccagagatcgCCATGAGGGCAAGCGACACGATAAGGACAGAGACCGCCGTGATAGATCGGACAACCGCGATAGGGATTCGCGCTCGTCAAAATATCACCGAGGAGGTAAGTATGAAGATGAACGCCATGATAAGTATACTAGTCGGGATAGGTACAAGGACGAAAAACGAGACCGACGTGGGGATAAGTACGACCGATATGATCGTAAGGAACGCGACCGTAGCCGTGATCGTAGAGATAAACGTGACTATGAGAAGGATCGCAGATCTCGAAGATCGTCTTCGCGAGATAGAAAACGGCGATCGAGTGCTGACAAGAGCAGAAGAAGGTCCCGATCGCGCAGCAAAACTCCAACCAAGGGCGGCTACTCTCCAAACAAACCCTCAGCACAGCTGATGTCTCAGCAAATTCCCACGACATCAACGCAGGGGCTTATGCCAGGGCCGAAACCGCTCATACCAGCCATGTCGACACCTGCTAATATCCCATCGCTGATGGATATTCAAGTCGCACCTCCAGCGGACCTAGCCCTGCGTCAGGGTTTAGGCAATGATCTACCTATCGATCCTGCGGCCGCTCTATCACGTAATTCTTTGATCCGCAGCAATGTCAAGGCCGCACAGCTAGAGAAAATGGGCATCGATGTACTGCAGCAAAGCAAAAAGGCAGCCGACGCAGTTCCGTTGCCATCGTACTACAACCCCGGTGCGGTCAATCCTGTCCGATACGCCGACCAAGTACAAAAGCGGAAGCTTCTATGGAGCCATAAAACATCAGAGAGCAAGGACGTCACCACCAACATAAGCAAGTGGGAACAGGCAGCCTTTTCCCAGGATAAGGATGGCAAAATGGCATCTAAATTTTTACGGCTTATGGGAGTCAAAGATGCTCAGAAAACCACCCCCGCAGTCGGAGAAACGACTGGAAAAGCGTCGACTAGTGGCTCCGGAGATAGTATTAAGAAACAGGAGGAACTTTTCTCTACAATGGAACAGCAGTACGAAGTGGCTCGACAGGTTACGCATACAATGCGAGGTGTCGGACTTGGATTCAGCTCACAACCACGCACCTTCTAG